One genomic segment of Parus major isolate Abel chromosome 10, Parus_major1.1, whole genome shotgun sequence includes these proteins:
- the STARD5 gene encoding stAR-related lipid transfer protein 5 — protein MDCVGRAEAAAEKLRLYRREPEGWWGCRSTGEVAVSWRPSAEFAGNLYKGEGILPASPQNVWEYIKPVAGGLRTKWDQNVKDFEVIEAISDTVSVCRTTTPSACMRIISPREFVDVVVMKEYEDGTMLSAATNVEHPLCPPQSNFVRGFNYPCGCFCIPVPGEPDRTELLTFFQTDLGGYLPQTVVDSFFPSSISGFYSNLTKALKALKA, from the exons ATGGACTGCGTGGGGCGCGCTGAGGCGGCGGCCGAGAAACTGCGGCTCTACCGGCGGGAGCCCGAGGGCTGGTGGGGCTGCCGCAGCACG GGTGAGGTCGCGGTGTCCTGGAGACCCTCGGCGGAGTTCGCTGGCAATCT GTACAAGGGAGAGGGCATCCTGCCCGCCAGCCCGCAGAATGTCTGGGAGTACATAAAGCCGGTGGCCGGCGGGCTCAGGACCAAGTGGGACCAAAACGTGAAGGACTTCGAGGTCATCGAAGCCATCAGTGAT ACTGTGTCTGTATGCAGAACCACAACCCCTTCAGCCTGCATGAGGATTATTTCACCAAGGGAATTTGTGGATGTAGTAGTAATGAAGGAATATGAAGATGGGACAATGCTGTCTGCTG ccaCCAACGTGGAACACCCTCTGTGTCCTCCTCAATCAAATTTTGTGAGAGGTTTTAATTATCCCTGTGGCTGTTTCTGCATACCTGTTCCAGG GGAGCCAGACAGGACTGAGCTCCTCACTTTCTTTCAGACGGATCTTGGTGGCTATCTTCCTCAGACAGTGGTGGATTCCTTTTTTCCATCTAGTATATCTGGATTTTACAGCAACCTGACCAAAGCTCTTAAGGCATTAAAAGCATGA